Proteins encoded by one window of Enterococcus faecalis:
- a CDS encoding glycosyltransferase, whose translation MKYDFEMETDESTSVGKIVAQIKENSDVLEFGPGNGRMTSYLMEEKKCQVSIVELDKELYDHVSQFSTDAFYGNIDENDWVEYFAGKTFDYIVFADVLEHLMNPQSALAKVKPFLKPGGQILITFPNLAHNSVLIDLFNNRLTWNETGLLDATHKSFYLQEGFEKVFAEVGLYIAKEDFTFNQVGYNEIPTTYEALPVEVQAAFKARPFGEVYQYFFALTAEPVEQPERVTPVNSYNEKNVHILINCGEEKETELDQPVDLQKPETKQFQLKIPEDVQLIKLFPSLTGAIVKLSMTIDGQTVPVAATNAFLVQENVYYFLDTQVPVIEVTDAQMAGKDLTVDIDYFFEGNYSERENTFIHALLDERNQFLEEMNKQTETAPMPTGKYKRITLTKFDKMINLTIDDIARDVENNVSVIRGWAYDKQTNYPLRFSIAEASESVTYTVETEYRRDVIDMFELEGDQDYGFVITIKDPEDLPAYTLNIDTKSGQKVQYVVERPNMVQPGTKFDRAWRSIQTRGLMGSVKWYFKRQEKAESPVDVEAVLAEIKTFQFQPKISVAVPVYNVEEKWLAACVSSLQNQYYENWELCLADDASPSEHIKPMLEKYKELDQRIKVIYREENGHISEATNSALSIATGDFVGFMDNDDELAPQALYEVVKALNTDPTIDFLYTDEDKITENGRRFNAFYKSDWNPELILNHNYITHFVVVKRDLLEKVGGLNSAYNGAQDYDFVLRATEQATKIKHIPGMMYHWRAIESSTALNPESKGYAYVAGQKAVQAATERRGLKAQVEIAEFYGSYKINYLYDHVPMVSLIITNDTENMSSYLRQLLEKTAYTNYEILLPARFENQINIQNDRLRYVSTETRHGMIQAAKGEYVALLNAGLVPTKNDWLKELMNIGQQETSGLVTGRVVDARYRVETVGVSVDTDKGRLLYPEKGTPGKSLGYYYRIALPRNIQAATEDCLLFNKQLYLNLEGINENLGKEWMGVDLSLQFASAGKRNVYVSYAILKADEKMQNHDKKGSYKELAEKWTAEALVDPYRNPKHL comes from the coding sequence TGACTAGCTATTTGATGGAAGAAAAAAAGTGCCAGGTCTCAATTGTTGAATTAGACAAAGAACTTTATGATCATGTCAGTCAATTTTCAACAGATGCCTTTTATGGCAATATTGATGAAAATGATTGGGTCGAATACTTTGCTGGTAAGACGTTTGATTATATCGTTTTTGCAGATGTGTTGGAACATTTAATGAATCCTCAAAGCGCCTTAGCAAAAGTCAAACCATTTTTAAAACCAGGTGGTCAAATCTTAATCACTTTCCCTAATTTGGCGCATAATTCGGTCTTAATTGATTTATTTAATAATCGTTTAACATGGAATGAAACTGGGCTGTTGGATGCTACGCATAAATCATTCTATTTACAAGAAGGATTTGAAAAAGTTTTTGCAGAAGTTGGTTTATACATTGCCAAAGAAGATTTTACATTTAATCAAGTTGGCTACAACGAAATTCCTACGACGTATGAAGCGTTACCTGTAGAAGTACAAGCAGCTTTTAAAGCGCGTCCCTTTGGCGAAGTGTATCAGTACTTTTTTGCCTTGACTGCTGAACCAGTAGAACAGCCAGAGCGAGTGACACCTGTAAATTCATACAATGAAAAAAACGTTCATATTTTAATTAATTGCGGCGAAGAAAAAGAGACTGAGTTGGATCAACCAGTTGATTTACAAAAACCTGAAACAAAACAGTTCCAACTGAAGATACCAGAAGACGTCCAACTGATAAAATTATTCCCAAGTTTAACGGGGGCAATTGTCAAATTATCCATGACGATAGACGGCCAGACAGTCCCAGTCGCAGCCACGAATGCTTTTCTGGTACAAGAGAATGTCTATTATTTCTTAGATACGCAAGTACCTGTAATCGAAGTAACCGATGCACAAATGGCAGGCAAAGACCTGACAGTAGACATTGATTATTTCTTTGAAGGCAACTATTCAGAACGTGAAAATACCTTTATTCATGCACTGTTAGATGAAAGAAATCAATTTTTAGAAGAAATGAATAAACAGACGGAGACAGCCCCTATGCCTACTGGAAAATATAAACGAATCACGTTAACTAAATTTGATAAAATGATTAATTTAACCATTGATGATATTGCTCGCGATGTAGAAAATAACGTTTCTGTTATCAGAGGGTGGGCGTATGACAAACAAACAAATTATCCGCTAAGATTCAGCATTGCAGAAGCTAGTGAATCAGTCACTTATACGGTGGAAACAGAATATCGTCGGGATGTTATTGATATGTTTGAATTAGAAGGCGATCAAGATTATGGTTTTGTCATTACGATTAAAGATCCAGAAGATTTACCAGCCTACACGTTAAACATTGATACCAAATCAGGCCAGAAGGTTCAATACGTGGTGGAGCGTCCAAACATGGTTCAACCGGGCACGAAATTTGATCGAGCATGGCGTTCGATTCAGACACGTGGTTTGATGGGCTCAGTGAAGTGGTACTTTAAACGACAAGAAAAAGCAGAATCCCCTGTTGACGTGGAGGCAGTTTTAGCGGAAATTAAAACGTTCCAATTTCAGCCTAAAATTTCTGTCGCTGTGCCTGTTTATAATGTCGAAGAAAAATGGCTTGCAGCGTGCGTTTCTTCTTTACAAAATCAGTACTATGAAAATTGGGAGTTATGTTTAGCAGATGATGCATCGCCAAGCGAACATATTAAGCCCATGCTAGAAAAATATAAAGAACTAGATCAACGAATCAAAGTTATTTATCGCGAAGAAAACGGACATATTTCAGAAGCAACTAACTCAGCTTTGTCGATTGCTACTGGCGATTTTGTTGGTTTCATGGATAACGATGATGAATTAGCGCCACAAGCATTATATGAAGTGGTCAAAGCTTTAAATACAGACCCAACGATTGATTTTCTTTATACTGATGAAGATAAAATTACAGAAAATGGTCGTCGCTTCAACGCGTTTTACAAATCGGACTGGAATCCAGAACTGATTTTAAACCATAATTACATTACACACTTTGTTGTTGTGAAACGTGATTTATTAGAAAAAGTAGGCGGATTGAACTCAGCATATAACGGCGCTCAAGACTATGATTTCGTATTACGAGCAACGGAACAAGCAACGAAAATCAAGCATATTCCTGGTATGATGTATCATTGGCGTGCCATTGAATCATCGACTGCTCTAAACCCTGAAAGCAAAGGTTACGCCTATGTAGCTGGTCAAAAAGCGGTCCAAGCGGCAACGGAACGCCGTGGCTTAAAAGCACAAGTAGAGATTGCCGAATTTTATGGTTCCTATAAAATTAACTATCTTTATGATCATGTGCCGATGGTATCATTGATTATTACGAATGATACAGAGAATATGAGTAGCTACTTACGTCAATTATTAGAAAAAACTGCCTATACAAATTATGAAATTCTATTGCCTGCACGCTTCGAGAATCAAATAAATATCCAAAATGACCGTCTTCGTTATGTTTCAACAGAAACTCGTCATGGCATGATTCAAGCTGCTAAGGGAGAATATGTAGCTTTATTAAATGCTGGATTGGTACCAACGAAAAATGATTGGTTAAAAGAGTTAATGAACATTGGTCAACAAGAGACCTCTGGTTTAGTGACTGGCCGCGTAGTTGACGCACGCTATCGCGTGGAAACAGTAGGAGTATCAGTTGATACAGACAAAGGTCGATTACTTTATCCCGAAAAAGGCACCCCTGGTAAAAGCTTAGGTTACTATTACAGAATTGCTTTACCAAGAAATATTCAAGCAGCAACTGAAGACTGCTTACTATTCAACAAACAACTTTACCTAAATTTAGAAGGAATTAACGAAAACTTAGGAAAAGAATGGATGGGTGTCGATTTATCGTTACAATTTGCTAGCGCTGGTAAACGAAATGTATATGTGTCCTATGCAATTTTGAAAGCAGACGAAAAAATGCAAAACCATGATAAAAAAGGATCTTATAAAGAACTTGCGGAAAAATGGACCGCGGAAGCTTTAGTTGATCCCTACCGAAATCCGAAACATCTATAA
- a CDS encoding glycosyltransferase family 2 protein — protein sequence MNEDIKVIFDSIYRDKATNNLTITGWALDTITKESPTFTINNENQVSAYNIQRVLREDVNQIYQTEPAIEAGFVVTLEGIKQKKVLPFHFQSSAHVVTVDFPLNKKYPVIPGTEDKVTRLWIKAKKGFKYMAKNGISHTIQRAKIEKLRNQASYPNWLARNEVLDIEAMTQEIATFHYQPKISIAMPVYNVEEKWLRLCIDSILNQVYTNWELCMADDASTDPNVKKILTEYQQLDERIRVVFREQNGHISEATNSALAIATGEFVALLDNDDELAINAFYEVVKVLNENPELDLIYSDEDKIDMDGNRSDPAFKPDWSPDLLLGTNYISHLGVYRRSILEEIGGFRKGYEGSQDYDLVLRFTEKTTKERIKHIPKVLYYWRMLPTSTAVDQGSKGYAFEAGLRAVQDALVRRGINGRATHGAANGLYDVYYDIKSDKLVSIIIPTKNGYKDVQRCVSSIIEKTTYQNYEIIMADNGSTDPKMHELYAEFEQQLPGRFFVESIDIPFNFSTINNRAAKKAHGEYLLFLNNDTEVITENWLTLMVSFAQQERIGCVGAKLLYPNNTVQHAGVILGLGGVAGHGHYGYPHGDLGYFGRLAINVNYSAVTAACLLMKKADFDAVGGFEKAFTVAFNDVDLCLKVQALGRDNVWLHEAELYHFESQTRGYDDKGKKKKRFEQEKVMMEEKWGPLIENDPFYNPNLTRDIPNFSLRID from the coding sequence ATGAATGAAGACATTAAGGTGATCTTTGATAGTATCTATCGCGACAAAGCAACAAATAATTTGACCATTACAGGTTGGGCGTTAGATACAATCACTAAAGAAAGCCCAACTTTCACAATTAATAATGAAAACCAAGTGTCCGCTTATAACATTCAGCGCGTTTTACGTGAAGATGTTAATCAAATTTATCAAACAGAGCCTGCGATTGAAGCTGGCTTTGTTGTTACACTTGAAGGAATTAAACAAAAAAAAGTACTCCCTTTTCATTTTCAATCATCAGCACATGTTGTAACGGTGGATTTTCCCTTGAATAAAAAATATCCAGTGATTCCAGGGACAGAAGATAAAGTGACTCGTCTCTGGATAAAAGCCAAAAAAGGATTTAAGTATATGGCTAAAAATGGTATTTCTCATACCATTCAACGAGCGAAAATTGAGAAACTAAGAAATCAAGCTTCGTATCCTAACTGGTTAGCTAGAAATGAAGTACTAGACATAGAAGCGATGACGCAAGAAATCGCAACATTTCATTATCAACCTAAAATTTCCATTGCGATGCCAGTGTATAATGTTGAAGAAAAATGGCTTCGGTTGTGCATTGATTCTATTTTGAATCAAGTCTATACTAATTGGGAATTATGTATGGCCGATGACGCCTCAACAGATCCCAATGTCAAAAAGATTTTAACAGAGTACCAGCAATTGGATGAGCGAATTCGGGTCGTCTTTCGTGAACAAAATGGTCATATTTCCGAAGCAACCAACTCTGCTTTAGCGATTGCTACCGGAGAATTTGTCGCCTTACTAGACAACGATGATGAATTAGCGATCAATGCTTTTTATGAAGTGGTTAAAGTGCTTAATGAAAACCCAGAACTGGATTTAATTTATAGTGATGAAGATAAGATTGACATGGATGGAAATCGTTCTGATCCAGCCTTTAAACCAGATTGGTCACCTGATTTACTTTTAGGAACCAATTACATTTCGCATTTAGGCGTGTATCGTCGGAGTATTCTAGAAGAAATTGGTGGCTTTCGAAAAGGTTACGAAGGTTCTCAAGACTACGATTTAGTCTTAAGATTCACTGAAAAAACGACAAAAGAACGCATCAAACATATTCCAAAAGTTCTTTACTATTGGCGGATGCTACCAACCTCAACAGCGGTGGATCAGGGCTCAAAAGGTTATGCTTTTGAAGCGGGGCTAAGAGCCGTGCAAGATGCGCTCGTTCGTCGAGGTATTAATGGTCGTGCAACGCATGGGGCGGCGAATGGCTTATACGATGTTTATTATGACATTAAATCCGACAAGTTAGTCTCAATTATTATTCCAACTAAAAATGGCTATAAAGACGTACAACGTTGTGTTTCATCGATTATTGAAAAAACAACCTACCAAAATTACGAGATTATTATGGCTGATAATGGAAGTACAGATCCAAAAATGCACGAATTGTATGCAGAATTTGAACAACAATTACCTGGCCGCTTTTTCGTTGAATCAATCGATATTCCATTCAATTTCTCAACTATTAACAATCGTGCAGCGAAAAAAGCGCACGGAGAGTATTTATTATTTTTAAATAATGATACCGAAGTGATTACAGAGAATTGGTTAACTTTGATGGTTTCATTTGCTCAGCAAGAACGGATTGGCTGTGTAGGTGCGAAATTATTGTATCCAAATAATACGGTCCAACACGCAGGCGTTATTTTAGGATTAGGTGGTGTTGCTGGACATGGTCATTATGGTTATCCCCATGGTGACTTAGGCTATTTTGGTCGGTTAGCTATTAATGTTAATTATTCAGCAGTAACTGCCGCGTGCTTACTTATGAAAAAAGCAGATTTTGATGCAGTTGGTGGTTTTGAAAAAGCGTTTACCGTAGCTTTCAATGATGTTGATTTATGCCTGAAAGTCCAAGCTTTAGGACGTGACAATGTTTGGCTTCATGAAGCAGAGCTTTATCATTTTGAATCTCAAACTCGTGGATATGATGATAAAGGCAAAAAGAAAAAACGTTTTGAACAAGAAAAAGTGATGATGGAAGAAAAATGGGGACCTTTAATTGAAAATGATCCATTTTATAATCCTAATCTGACAAGGGATATTCCCAACTTTTCATTACGAATTGACTAG
- a CDS encoding EpaQ family protein, whose product MGKVLNRIGRLILLVTMIGSYTMWVVGIDAPVTKYMYANSSILLLIAVILVLLLNCTKLKFIDWLTVALALATWLLFHFTESIRHSTMQTDTMIPLIILLVLCFKVCVFDRMDQTLLLIVSLVALSATLYRMSVELPQLIPADEIFKESNKLESIWINTNTIGATLMFSTMMASSLIKAYRNKVFNLLLLPVYIGGVLGTWVSQSKTSFAILVGFILVDNLLPKRFLQRSKVWLFGFVGVAALGPLLFYLCAESDTVDLFTGRERIWHEFFAKWLSDPQHIKVGMEPFVASWKPLGTHNAFLFTLSNFGVIGYLILFGFLVSMILLIGFRKKTLDRLQVSLLLGFLLIWIHSFMEDILLAPHWMPIVYSFLGLAFYFRPEKKRGRHERPTTPKRRKRVKQTSPVSNEERPIAPVDEEGWDQPEELSRVQRHRR is encoded by the coding sequence ATGGGAAAAGTATTGAATAGAATCGGTCGACTTATTTTATTAGTTACAATGATCGGCTCGTATACGATGTGGGTCGTAGGAATTGATGCGCCAGTCACAAAATATATGTATGCCAATAGTTCAATTTTATTATTAATAGCAGTAATACTTGTACTGCTATTAAATTGTACGAAATTAAAATTTATTGACTGGCTGACCGTAGCGTTGGCGCTAGCCACCTGGCTCTTGTTTCACTTTACGGAATCAATCCGTCATAGCACGATGCAAACAGATACAATGATTCCTTTAATTATTTTGTTGGTCCTTTGTTTTAAAGTTTGTGTCTTTGACCGTATGGATCAAACGCTTTTATTAATTGTCTCTTTAGTTGCTTTGAGTGCGACTTTGTATCGGATGTCCGTGGAGTTGCCACAGTTGATTCCAGCAGACGAAATTTTTAAAGAATCAAATAAACTAGAAAGTATTTGGATTAATACCAATACGATTGGTGCAACATTGATGTTTTCAACAATGATGGCCAGTAGTTTGATCAAAGCATATAGAAATAAGGTTTTTAACCTGCTGCTTTTACCTGTATACATTGGTGGTGTTTTAGGTACATGGGTCAGTCAATCAAAAACCTCTTTTGCCATTTTAGTTGGTTTTATTCTGGTGGATAATCTTTTACCAAAACGTTTCTTGCAACGTTCGAAAGTTTGGCTGTTTGGTTTTGTCGGAGTAGCTGCATTGGGACCATTGTTATTTTACTTATGTGCGGAATCGGATACTGTGGATTTATTTACAGGAAGAGAACGAATTTGGCATGAGTTTTTTGCTAAATGGTTATCTGATCCTCAACATATTAAAGTCGGTATGGAGCCTTTTGTGGCCTCATGGAAACCGCTGGGGACACATAATGCTTTTCTATTTACGTTAAGTAATTTTGGTGTCATTGGCTATCTGATTTTATTTGGTTTTTTAGTCAGTATGATTTTATTGATTGGTTTCCGCAAAAAAACATTGGATCGTTTGCAAGTTAGTTTACTTTTAGGCTTCCTTTTAATCTGGATTCATTCATTTATGGAAGATATTTTATTAGCGCCTCATTGGATGCCGATTGTTTATAGTTTCCTTGGGCTAGCCTTCTACTTCCGGCCAGAGAAAAAACGAGGAAGACATGAAAGACCAACGACACCTAAAAGAAGAAAACGAGTGAAACAAACAAGTCCTGTTAGCAATGAAGAGCGCCCGATAGCACCTGTTGACGAAGAGGGCTGGGACCAACCTGAAGAATTAAGTCGTGTCCAAAGACATCGCAGATAA